One genomic region from Jiangella sp. DSM 45060 encodes:
- a CDS encoding type IV secretory system conjugative DNA transfer family protein, which translates to MPIRRRRRGDTPWDVLRDAHPDAAVAMDRLVQDGRLSDVDTARIAGALDARSGDATALAQLADEIVRYGPAALAHPSALHDLPVPRLAKHNLALGQVRLGRTVQDPHADTVIAQDFGVDHDVLRTSLLVIGPPGSGKTRGFALPIVEHLSLSALAGQSSVVVVDPKGDDFAHQGWFDVTIDPLNPTTGFDLYGGTQHPDTAADRLASAMLPPYVTDDMAYFMDGSRNALYACLAPFHLAFGRWPKIREMLALLRSEQGMTDQVKANLRGSEGKEAKALLDSRRDQQARNADPAASLVERFQLLARPRLMELFDREKTFRMHDINKPTRVRVSLPEAEFPDATRILARLVVSQFVQVTSAPDTNRGIFKALAIDEAGRFVDDYVARGVQKLRSNNAGLILLAQTISDFPVQVRATVFGSVGCKAVFGGIDPVDAKVFSDWFGDHWVSEVSYSQGEATGLARTSGSSRDSRGGWNRSDGETRNWGVTKGTNLRRVERPRWTVSDIVTRIPAGHCVVALSRSDGTRTGPTLINLRA; encoded by the coding sequence ATGCCGATCCGACGACGCCGCCGCGGCGACACCCCGTGGGACGTGCTGCGCGACGCCCATCCCGACGCCGCCGTGGCCATGGACCGGCTGGTCCAGGACGGCCGGCTGTCCGACGTCGACACCGCCCGCATCGCCGGCGCGCTCGACGCCCGGTCCGGCGACGCCACCGCGCTGGCGCAGCTGGCCGACGAGATCGTCCGGTACGGCCCGGCCGCGCTGGCGCACCCGTCGGCGCTGCACGACCTCCCGGTGCCGCGGCTGGCCAAGCACAACCTCGCGCTCGGGCAGGTCCGGCTCGGCCGCACCGTCCAGGACCCCCACGCCGACACCGTCATCGCCCAGGACTTCGGCGTCGACCACGACGTGTTGCGCACGTCGCTGCTGGTCATCGGGCCGCCCGGGTCGGGCAAGACGCGCGGGTTCGCGCTGCCCATCGTCGAGCACCTGTCGCTGTCGGCGCTGGCCGGGCAGTCCAGCGTGGTCGTCGTCGACCCCAAGGGCGACGACTTCGCGCACCAGGGCTGGTTCGACGTCACCATCGACCCCCTCAACCCCACCACCGGGTTCGACCTCTACGGCGGCACCCAGCACCCCGACACCGCGGCCGACCGGCTGGCCAGCGCCATGCTACCGCCGTACGTCACCGACGACATGGCCTACTTCATGGACGGCTCGCGCAACGCGCTGTACGCGTGCCTGGCGCCGTTCCACCTGGCGTTCGGGCGGTGGCCGAAGATCCGCGAGATGCTGGCGCTGCTGCGCTCCGAGCAGGGCATGACCGACCAGGTGAAGGCGAACCTGCGCGGGTCCGAGGGCAAGGAGGCCAAGGCGCTGCTCGACAGCCGCCGCGACCAGCAGGCCCGCAACGCCGACCCCGCCGCGTCGCTGGTCGAACGGTTCCAGCTGCTGGCCCGGCCGCGGCTGATGGAGTTGTTCGACCGCGAGAAGACCTTCCGCATGCACGACATCAACAAGCCGACGCGGGTGCGGGTGTCGCTGCCCGAGGCCGAGTTCCCCGACGCCACCCGCATCCTGGCCCGGCTGGTGGTGTCGCAGTTCGTGCAGGTCACGTCCGCTCCCGACACCAACCGCGGCATCTTCAAGGCGCTCGCCATCGACGAAGCCGGCCGCTTCGTCGACGACTACGTCGCCCGCGGTGTGCAGAAGCTGCGCTCCAACAACGCCGGGCTCATCCTGCTGGCACAGACCATCAGCGACTTCCCGGTGCAGGTGCGGGCCACGGTGTTCGGGTCGGTCGGCTGCAAGGCGGTGTTCGGCGGCATCGACCCCGTCGACGCCAAGGTGTTCTCCGACTGGTTCGGCGACCACTGGGTGTCCGAGGTCAGCTACAGCCAGGGCGAGGCGACCGGCCTGGCCCGCACCAGCGGCAGCTCCCGCGACAGCCGCGGCGGCTGGAACCGTTCCGACGGCGAGACCCGCAACTGGGGCGTCACCAAGGGCACCAACCTGCGCCGGGTCGAGCGGCCCCGGTGGACGGTCTCCGACATCGTCACCCGCATCCCGGCCGGCCACTGCGTCGTCGCGCTGTCCCGCTCCGACGGCACCCGCACCGGGCCCACGCTGATCAACCTGCGCGCCTGA
- a CDS encoding LLM class flavin-dependent oxidoreductase — MVSFGHFLVPDASQPLVATAQLAETLGFEYAGIQDHPYQRRFADTIALSSAVLTATSTLRVFPDVACLPLRPPGVLAKTAASLDVLSGGRFELGLGAGAFWDAIEGYGGVRRTPGEALAALGEAIEVIRLLWSGERGLRFEGDHYHLRGVHSGPLPAHDIGIWVGAYGPRALALTGRLADGWVPSINADVLRRLPELNERVDAAAVAAGRDPSAVRRVFNVGGAITDGVTEGYLAGPVSQWIDELNVLATEHRADVLVFGGPPGQLRTFAEEVMPAVRASLP, encoded by the coding sequence ATGGTGAGCTTCGGCCATTTCCTGGTGCCCGACGCGTCCCAGCCGCTGGTCGCCACCGCGCAACTGGCCGAGACCCTCGGGTTCGAGTACGCCGGCATCCAGGACCACCCGTACCAACGCCGCTTCGCCGACACCATCGCGTTGTCCAGCGCCGTCCTCACCGCGACGTCCACCCTGCGCGTCTTCCCCGACGTCGCCTGCCTGCCGCTGCGCCCGCCCGGCGTGCTGGCCAAGACGGCGGCGTCGCTGGACGTGCTGTCCGGCGGACGGTTCGAGCTGGGGCTGGGCGCCGGGGCGTTCTGGGACGCCATCGAGGGCTACGGGGGCGTGCGGCGGACGCCGGGGGAGGCGCTGGCGGCGCTCGGCGAGGCCATCGAGGTGATCCGGCTGCTGTGGAGCGGCGAGCGCGGGTTGCGGTTCGAGGGCGACCACTACCACCTGCGCGGCGTGCACTCCGGGCCGCTGCCGGCGCACGACATCGGCATCTGGGTCGGGGCGTACGGCCCGCGGGCGCTGGCCCTGACCGGCCGCCTGGCCGACGGCTGGGTCCCCTCGATCAACGCCGACGTGCTGCGCCGGCTGCCCGAGCTGAACGAACGGGTCGACGCCGCCGCCGTGGCCGCCGGCCGCGACCCCTCCGCCGTCCGCCGCGTCTTCAACGTGGGCGGCGCCATCACCGACGGTGTCACTGAGGGCTACCTCGCCGGCCCGGTGTCGCAGTGGATCGACGAGCTGAACGTGCTGGCCACCGAGCACCGCGCCGACGTCCTGGTGTTCGGCGGCCCGCCCGGCCAGCTGCGCACGTTCGCCGAGGAGGTCATGCCCGCGGTCCGCGCCTCCCTCCCATGA
- a CDS encoding amidase, translating to MSEIHELTGLELATAVRKREVSPSEVADHALERAERLDPSLGAFVTLTPDLAREQAAEAEILLRESRSGDELPPFLGVPCPVKDLAMVAGVPFRSGSAALGDFVAPADDGVVTLLRQAGTLMLGKTNTPEFGLPPYTEPDIAPPARTPWDTTRSAGGSSGGSAAAVAAGIAPIAHGSDGGGSIRIPASACGLVGLKPTRGRVSPGPYRPEGAGLASNGVLTRDVRDTAALLDVLSHQWPGDLFALAPPHTTFLDACEREPGQVRIGLLTTPVIVDDAPVDDACLAAVVRTARLLEDLGHQVEPAPVPFTAERWDSFAAIWSVLALSAPVPPEHEHLLLPLTRWLREQGRSVSGIDYASALGLIQTTTRETAATWAAYDVILSPTLARLPAPVGSQRDDADPAADFAAQMAFTPWTSVWNLTGWPAVSLPLETTEADGVTLPVGVMLGGRHGAEETLLSLAAQLEAARPWRDRRPPTW from the coding sequence GTGAGCGAGATCCATGAGCTGACCGGGTTGGAGCTGGCCACAGCGGTTCGCAAGCGCGAGGTGTCGCCGTCCGAGGTGGCCGATCACGCGCTCGAACGGGCCGAACGGCTCGACCCGTCCCTCGGCGCCTTCGTCACCCTGACCCCCGACCTCGCCCGCGAGCAGGCCGCCGAGGCCGAGATCCTGCTCCGGGAGTCCCGCTCCGGCGACGAGCTGCCGCCGTTCCTGGGCGTGCCGTGCCCCGTCAAGGACCTCGCGATGGTGGCCGGCGTGCCGTTCCGTTCCGGCAGCGCCGCCCTCGGCGACTTCGTGGCGCCCGCCGACGACGGCGTCGTCACGCTGCTGCGCCAGGCCGGCACGCTGATGCTCGGCAAGACGAACACCCCCGAGTTCGGCCTGCCGCCGTACACCGAGCCCGACATCGCGCCGCCGGCCCGCACGCCCTGGGACACCACGCGGTCGGCCGGCGGGTCCAGCGGCGGGTCGGCGGCGGCGGTCGCGGCCGGCATCGCGCCCATCGCCCACGGCAGCGACGGCGGCGGCTCCATCCGCATCCCGGCCAGCGCCTGCGGACTGGTCGGCCTCAAGCCCACCCGCGGCCGCGTCAGCCCCGGCCCGTACCGCCCCGAGGGCGCCGGCCTGGCGTCGAACGGCGTGCTCACCCGCGACGTCCGCGACACCGCGGCGCTGCTCGACGTGCTGTCGCACCAGTGGCCGGGCGACCTCTTCGCGCTCGCGCCGCCGCACACCACCTTCCTCGACGCCTGCGAGCGCGAGCCCGGGCAGGTGCGCATCGGCCTGCTGACCACGCCGGTCATCGTCGACGACGCACCCGTCGACGACGCCTGCCTTGCCGCCGTCGTCCGCACCGCGCGGCTGCTGGAGGACCTCGGCCACCAGGTCGAGCCGGCGCCGGTGCCGTTCACGGCCGAGCGCTGGGACTCCTTCGCGGCCATCTGGTCGGTGCTGGCGCTGAGCGCGCCGGTGCCGCCCGAGCACGAGCACCTGCTGCTGCCGCTGACCCGCTGGCTGCGCGAGCAGGGCCGGTCGGTCAGCGGCATCGACTACGCGTCGGCGCTCGGGCTGATCCAGACGACGACGCGCGAGACCGCGGCCACCTGGGCGGCCTACGACGTCATCCTGAGCCCCACCCTGGCGCGGCTCCCGGCGCCGGTCGGCTCGCAGCGCGACGACGCCGACCCCGCCGCCGACTTCGCCGCGCAGATGGCGTTCACGCCGTGGACCAGCGTCTGGAACCTCACCGGCTGGCCGGCCGTCAGCCTCCCGCTCGAGACGACCGAGGCCGACGGCGTCACGCTGCCGGTCGGCGTCATGCTCGGCGGCCGCCACGGAGCGGAGGAGACGCTGTTGTCGCTGGCCGCGCAGCTGGAGGCGGCCCGTCCGTGGCGCGATCGGAGGCCGCCCACATGGTGA
- a CDS encoding mandelate racemase/muconate lactonizing enzyme family protein: MKVQTVETFVLRAAPDEVYWGARAWSAGHGRPLVEYPPPARRRYVYSETIDTVLVKVTTSDGATGWGEAKAPVGGRATAAIVDDLLTPLVLGSRLDELAATWERMYAGMRVRGHDSGFWLEALAGVDIALWDAWARTLGQPLWALLGGRFRDTVPVYASGVPAGSSDAAGQDAVRAEAERLRDQGYRAVKVAIGGTPDDDVASVRTVRSVFGPSAAVFADAAGQYELPQALRVGRALQELGAGFFEMPLPPEDIAGYGRLAAALDVPLALDSLATRHRALAFLRAGGLHVLQPDVCRAGGVTETMRIAALADAFGAQATPHVSIGSPIHVAASVQCAAAMPNFAIMEYWIGANPLAVVAPDALTPSASAIEVPPGPGLGITVDEDAVRRLAA, translated from the coding sequence ATGAAGGTCCAGACCGTCGAGACGTTCGTGCTGCGGGCGGCGCCCGACGAGGTCTACTGGGGCGCCCGCGCGTGGAGCGCCGGCCACGGCCGCCCGCTGGTGGAGTACCCGCCGCCGGCGCGGCGACGCTATGTCTACAGCGAGACCATCGACACCGTCCTGGTGAAGGTCACGACGTCCGACGGCGCGACCGGCTGGGGCGAGGCGAAGGCGCCGGTCGGCGGCCGGGCCACGGCGGCGATCGTCGACGACCTGCTCACGCCGCTCGTCCTCGGCAGCCGGCTGGACGAGCTCGCCGCCACCTGGGAGCGGATGTACGCCGGCATGCGGGTGCGCGGCCACGACTCCGGGTTCTGGCTCGAGGCGCTGGCCGGCGTCGACATCGCGCTGTGGGACGCCTGGGCGCGGACGCTCGGCCAGCCGCTCTGGGCGCTGCTCGGCGGCCGGTTCCGCGACACCGTCCCGGTGTACGCGTCGGGGGTGCCGGCCGGGTCGTCCGACGCCGCCGGCCAGGACGCCGTCCGGGCCGAGGCCGAGCGGCTGCGCGACCAGGGCTACCGGGCGGTGAAGGTGGCGATCGGCGGGACCCCGGATGATGACGTCGCCTCGGTGCGGACCGTGCGCTCGGTGTTCGGGCCGTCCGCCGCCGTGTTCGCCGACGCGGCGGGGCAGTACGAGCTGCCGCAGGCGCTGCGGGTGGGCCGGGCGCTGCAGGAGCTGGGTGCCGGCTTCTTCGAGATGCCGCTGCCGCCGGAGGACATCGCCGGCTACGGGCGCCTGGCTGCGGCGCTGGACGTGCCGCTCGCGCTGGACAGCCTGGCGACTCGGCACCGGGCACTGGCGTTCCTGCGCGCCGGCGGCCTGCACGTGCTGCAGCCGGACGTGTGCCGGGCCGGCGGCGTCACCGAGACCATGCGCATCGCCGCCCTGGCCGACGCGTTCGGCGCCCAGGCGACGCCGCACGTGAGCATCGGCTCGCCCATCCACGTGGCGGCCAGCGTGCAGTGCGCGGCGGCCATGCCCAACTTCGCGATCATGGAGTACTGGATCGGCGCCAACCCGCTGGCCGTGGTGGCGCCCGACGCGCTCACGCCGTCGGCCTCGGCGATCGAGGTCCCGCCGGGACCGGGCCTGGGTATCACCGTCGACGAGGACGCCGTGCGCCGTCTCGCGGCGTGA
- a CDS encoding extracellular solute-binding protein, whose product MTSTYTRRGLLRLAGLGAGAVALGGCAPSAPGADSPATGGASEDAADPTDFSFASWSLSEEAAAPVVQAQLDAYAAEHDIAIKGVTYPFNEYLNQLVLQIRGGQFSGAAQLDVAWLGVVAPLGALRDLGAVVSGSGYTDAAVRAGQIDGTQWGVPWTIGAIGMVTNTELLGRIGATSAPETIEDFEAVLTELKALGDGIVPYAAMTKPAQMKDILTWMETFGSPLIDGDTVSIGDEPSVEAVAWYKRLYDAGIIAPDVDRFDARALFGQGKVGIYDDAVKGTAATIADSPDPELAAKLDGIARPVLAAGDTPRALLWGHVIVVVDGDGAGTATDYARWVTSDEETVVQYFEDILAPPALVAAIDAPEVTAHALTAAFNERITPHATASPFWRFPQYAQMETVVAEQVQGVLVGDSSPADAMRAAGQAVQALI is encoded by the coding sequence ATGACCAGCACCTACACCCGTCGCGGGTTGCTCCGGCTGGCCGGCCTGGGCGCCGGAGCGGTGGCGCTGGGCGGCTGCGCGCCGTCCGCCCCGGGCGCGGACAGCCCGGCCACGGGCGGCGCGTCCGAGGACGCCGCCGACCCCACCGACTTCAGTTTCGCCTCGTGGTCGCTGTCGGAGGAGGCGGCCGCGCCCGTCGTGCAGGCCCAGCTGGACGCCTACGCGGCCGAGCACGACATCGCGATCAAGGGAGTGACCTACCCGTTCAACGAGTACCTCAACCAGCTGGTGCTCCAGATCCGCGGCGGGCAGTTCAGCGGCGCCGCGCAACTCGACGTCGCCTGGCTCGGCGTGGTCGCCCCGCTCGGCGCGCTGCGCGACCTCGGCGCCGTCGTGTCCGGCAGCGGCTACACCGACGCCGCCGTCCGGGCCGGGCAGATCGACGGCACCCAGTGGGGCGTCCCCTGGACCATCGGCGCCATCGGCATGGTCACGAACACCGAGTTGCTCGGCCGGATCGGCGCCACCTCGGCGCCGGAGACGATCGAGGACTTCGAGGCCGTGCTGACCGAGCTGAAGGCACTCGGCGACGGCATCGTCCCCTACGCCGCCATGACCAAGCCGGCCCAGATGAAGGACATCCTGACCTGGATGGAGACCTTCGGCAGCCCGCTCATCGACGGCGACACCGTGAGCATCGGCGACGAGCCCAGCGTCGAGGCGGTCGCCTGGTACAAGCGGCTCTACGACGCCGGGATCATCGCGCCCGACGTCGACCGGTTCGACGCCCGGGCGCTGTTCGGCCAGGGCAAGGTCGGGATCTACGACGACGCCGTCAAGGGCACCGCGGCCACGATCGCCGACTCGCCGGACCCGGAGCTGGCGGCCAAGCTCGACGGGATCGCCCGGCCGGTCCTGGCCGCCGGTGACACGCCTCGGGCGCTGCTGTGGGGACACGTGATCGTCGTCGTGGACGGCGACGGGGCCGGCACCGCCACTGACTACGCCCGCTGGGTGACGTCGGACGAGGAGACGGTCGTGCAGTACTTCGAGGACATCCTGGCTCCGCCGGCGCTGGTCGCGGCGATCGACGCCCCGGAGGTGACCGCCCACGCGCTGACCGCCGCGTTCAACGAGCGCATCACCCCGCACGCCACGGCCAGCCCGTTCTGGCGCTTCCCGCAGTACGCGCAGATGGAGACCGTGGTCGCCGAGCAGGTGCAGGGCGTGCTGGTCGGCGACAGCTCACCGGCCGACGCCATGCGGGCGGCCGGCCAGGCCGTCCAGGCGCTCATCTGA
- a CDS encoding M48 family metalloprotease — protein MSDDGRTSGVRPSGPPGGFDDPDPPAATGLRQRWSGPSAATTPRPLRHRRRADLSTLASLVLALPWFVFSLTVVGMAGLGIGALVGNTTVVPILCMVLWLASGVLIFYRPVEVAVARFFLRARRPTPSERERLEHAWIEVTQSAGRDGGRYQLFIEDSDALNAYAASGHIVTVTRKTLEAMPHHHLAAVLAHELGHHLGGHPWSNLLAYWYSVPARLLTRALRLVLRLVVALFSMLFAVVARMPGLASFVAKVITWSLLLFVLFFVTVLMLTAVRSGQVWAPPTVALIVLTPLILPWLARRSEYRADRIAANLGYGHALVEVFEDWLRQGMDDDRRTFVLRARLFSTHPALAARIKRLDAYLRKNA, from the coding sequence ATGAGCGACGACGGCCGGACGTCCGGCGTGCGGCCCAGCGGGCCACCGGGCGGCTTCGACGACCCCGATCCCCCGGCGGCCACCGGACTGCGGCAGCGCTGGTCCGGGCCGTCCGCCGCCACCACGCCGCGGCCGCTGCGGCACCGTCGCCGGGCCGACCTCTCCACGCTGGCCTCGCTGGTGCTGGCGCTGCCGTGGTTCGTGTTCAGCCTCACCGTCGTCGGCATGGCCGGGCTGGGCATCGGCGCGCTGGTGGGCAACACCACCGTGGTGCCGATTCTCTGCATGGTGCTGTGGCTGGCCAGCGGCGTGCTGATCTTCTACCGGCCGGTCGAGGTCGCGGTCGCCCGGTTCTTCCTGCGCGCCCGCCGGCCCACGCCCAGCGAGCGCGAGCGGCTGGAGCACGCCTGGATCGAGGTCACCCAGTCCGCCGGGCGCGACGGTGGCAGGTACCAGCTGTTCATCGAGGACAGCGACGCGCTCAACGCCTACGCGGCGTCCGGGCACATCGTCACCGTCACCCGCAAGACGCTCGAGGCCATGCCGCACCACCACCTGGCCGCGGTGCTGGCGCACGAGCTGGGCCACCACCTCGGCGGGCACCCGTGGAGCAACCTGCTGGCCTACTGGTACTCCGTGCCGGCGCGGCTGCTCACCCGGGCGCTGCGGCTCGTGCTGCGACTGGTGGTCGCGCTGTTCTCCATGCTGTTCGCGGTGGTCGCCCGCATGCCGGGGCTGGCGTCGTTCGTCGCCAAGGTCATCACGTGGTCGCTGCTGCTGTTCGTGCTGTTCTTCGTGACGGTGCTCATGCTCACGGCGGTGCGCTCCGGGCAGGTGTGGGCGCCGCCGACGGTCGCGCTGATCGTGCTGACGCCGCTGATCCTGCCCTGGCTGGCGCGGCGCAGCGAGTACCGCGCCGACCGCATCGCCGCCAACCTCGGCTACGGGCACGCGCTGGTCGAGGTGTTCGAGGACTGGCTGCGTCAGGGCATGGACGACGACCGCCGCACCTTCGTGCTGCGGGCCCGGCTGTTCAGCACCCACCCGGCGCTGGCCGCGCGCATCAAGCGGCTCGACGCCTACCTGCGGAAGAACGCTTAG
- a CDS encoding glycoside hydrolase family 88 protein, giving the protein MPTPLVRAVADRTAACPVTIWGFGIDGTLSGLVRASAALDDPVYADRVAALVGPALDGPPAPTDHLIPVPALLALREARPLTAVDAACERWAAAVLDAPEAWPDGPRVHRPDLEPWSSTIWVDCMHTDGPGLAALGRLPEAVEYAAAYAAVLQRDDGLFHHGYDVAARRGNGVAWGRGQAWALFGLVDTVRAAPDDALVARLARLVEALAEHEDDGRWHTVVDDPASPVEHSVAAYLAWGLRRAVRHGLVDAGYAAVADRAFDASLAMLDDGTLVVSEATPVGDRQNYVSRATGVYPWGQAPVLHALLDRIEEEPSR; this is encoded by the coding sequence GTGCCGACGCCCCTGGTGCGCGCCGTCGCGGACCGTACGGCGGCCTGCCCGGTCACGATCTGGGGGTTCGGGATCGACGGGACGCTGTCCGGGCTGGTCCGCGCGTCGGCGGCGCTCGACGACCCCGTGTACGCCGACCGGGTGGCGGCCCTCGTCGGCCCGGCCCTGGACGGCCCGCCGGCGCCCACCGACCACCTGATCCCCGTCCCGGCGCTGCTGGCACTGCGCGAGGCGCGCCCGCTGACGGCCGTCGACGCCGCCTGCGAACGGTGGGCGGCGGCCGTTCTCGACGCGCCCGAGGCCTGGCCGGACGGGCCGCGGGTGCACCGGCCGGACCTCGAGCCGTGGTCGTCGACCATCTGGGTGGACTGCATGCACACCGACGGGCCGGGGCTGGCGGCGCTGGGCCGGTTGCCGGAGGCGGTGGAGTACGCGGCCGCCTACGCGGCCGTGCTGCAGCGCGACGACGGCCTGTTCCACCACGGGTACGACGTCGCCGCCCGGCGGGGCAACGGCGTGGCCTGGGGCCGCGGCCAGGCGTGGGCGCTGTTCGGGCTGGTCGACACGGTGCGCGCCGCGCCGGACGACGCCCTGGTCGCTCGCCTGGCCCGCCTGGTCGAGGCGCTGGCCGAGCACGAGGACGACGGCCGCTGGCACACCGTCGTCGACGACCCCGCGTCGCCCGTCGAGCACAGCGTCGCGGCCTACCTCGCCTGGGGGCTACGCCGGGCCGTACGGCACGGGCTGGTCGACGCCGGGTACGCGGCGGTGGCCGACCGCGCCTTCGACGCCAGCCTCGCGATGCTCGACGACGGCACGCTGGTCGTGTCCGAGGCGACGCCGGTCGGGGACCGCCAGAACTACGTCAGCCGGGCCACCGGGGTGTACCCCTGGGGCCAGGCGCCGGTCCTGCACGCCCTGCTGGACCGCATCGAGGAGGAGCCGAGCCGATGA
- a CDS encoding IclR family transcriptional regulator, which translates to MPRVPARESAGGTQSVERALSLLSAFTEEHPERRISELVAATGLGQSTVSRLVGALVNLGYLTHHGRSGLYGVGPRVITLAGIGLNQSPVHQQSRQLAQNLAATLGLGVNVAERHGASLFYLCHFEGANAPRPSTLIGRGGPLHATAMGKALTSELPPDELRELIGSEYARYTPHTISSYDELAAALQEVRSRGYATELEELAFGRACVAAPIRDRSGQVIAALSVSGPLSAMNLPARQDELAMIAIEHADQISSNLGYHATVTALPG; encoded by the coding sequence GTGCCACGAGTACCTGCCCGCGAGTCCGCCGGCGGCACCCAGAGCGTCGAGCGCGCGCTCTCGCTGCTGTCCGCGTTCACCGAGGAGCACCCCGAGCGGCGCATCTCCGAGCTGGTGGCCGCCACCGGGCTGGGCCAGTCGACGGTGTCGCGGCTGGTCGGCGCGCTGGTCAACCTGGGGTACCTGACGCACCACGGGCGCAGCGGGCTGTACGGCGTCGGGCCGCGGGTCATCACGCTGGCCGGCATCGGGCTGAACCAGTCGCCGGTGCACCAGCAGTCGCGCCAGCTCGCACAGAACCTCGCCGCCACGCTGGGCCTCGGCGTCAACGTCGCCGAGCGCCACGGCGCCAGCCTGTTCTACCTCTGCCACTTCGAGGGTGCCAACGCGCCGCGGCCGTCCACCCTGATCGGCCGCGGCGGCCCGCTGCACGCCACCGCCATGGGGAAGGCGCTGACCAGCGAGCTCCCGCCCGACGAGCTGCGCGAGCTGATCGGCTCCGAGTACGCCCGCTACACCCCGCACACCATCTCGTCCTACGACGAGCTGGCCGCGGCGCTGCAGGAGGTCCGCTCCCGCGGCTACGCCACCGAGTTGGAAGAGCTGGCGTTCGGACGGGCGTGCGTGGCGGCGCCGATCCGCGACCGGTCCGGGCAGGTCATCGCGGCGCTGTCGGTGTCGGGCCCGCTGTCGGCGATGAACCTGCCGGCCCGGCAGGACGAGCTGGCGATGATCGCCATCGAGCACGCCGACCAGATCTCGTCCAACCTCGGCTACCACGCCACGGTGACCGCACTCCCCGGCTGA